In the genome of Triticum urartu cultivar G1812 chromosome 5, Tu2.1, whole genome shotgun sequence, one region contains:
- the LOC125506651 gene encoding protein FAR1-RELATED SEQUENCE 5-like: MAEEELTDIMVDMEYGELMKDWIDDWSDDENSDREDRSENGNEWDNLNINELDDDQENNSELSNEDYISQISSGCHNAYDYYGESDAETCLNDESLDAPGSGESESSVIMSEVTQDDGAKNVQDTASADDKRDMFMQIMEMTFTSHDAAYDFYNSYARDNGFSIRKNKVKYSKTESRHMHYRRFVCSRQGKRDSKLLTEEGHSRRLRPETRCFCEAHLTVKLDQKRGVWYVESFEDKHSHMLAGPDEVPFLWSHRKIKEYQKHEIMSMGAAGIRIHDMMDCFISKHVWYDGVGFTRREIYNLCAKEKRKLLSKGDAAAAIGIMASRKQRDPSFFFEYRLDKEGHLNRMFWCDSQSRHDYEDFGDALVFDSTYKMNRYGMPFIPFVGLNNHRKTTVFGCAIVSDETEETYVWLLQTFLRSMCQKMPKSVITDADAAMIKDDLRKIDGMEIVEIKLGDGSQQYIVAWKNNRKRSFLVEYTPVNSAETIRCRKVEKEQE; the protein is encoded by the exons ATGGCGGAAGAGGAGTTAACTGATATCATGGTAGACATGGAGTATGGAGAACTGATGAAAGACTGGATAGATGATTGGTCAGATGATGAAAATTCAGATCGTGAAGATCGGTCAGAGAATGGGAACGAATGGGACAATCTTAAT ATCAATGAGCTTGATGATGATCAGGAAAACAACTCGGAGCTCTCGAATGAAGATTACATTAGTCA AATTTCTTCTGGATGTCATAATGCGTACGACTATTATGGTGAATCCGACGCGGAGACATGCCTTAACGACGAATCATTAGATGCACCTGGTTCTGGGGAGTCTGAGTCGTCGGTCATCATGAGTGAG GTGACACAAGATGATGGTGCAAAGAATGTCCAAGATACTGCCAGTGCAGATGATAAGAGGGATATGTTCATGCAGATAATGGAAATGACCTTTACTTCTCACGATGCTGCGTATGATTTCTACAACAGCTATGCTAGAGATAATGGTTTCAGTATTAGAAAGAATAAGGTCAAGTATAGCAAAACAGAGTCACGTCATATGCATTATAGGCGGTTTGTTTGTTCAAGACAAGGGAAACGTGACAGCAAGTTGCTAACCGAGGAAGGACACAGCCGTAGGCTCAGACCCGAGACACGCTGCTTTTGCGAAGCGCACCTGACCGTCAAGCTTGACCAAAAGCGTGGGGTTTGGTATGTTGAAAGTTTTGAGGACAAGCATAGCCATATGTTGGCAGGACCGGACGAGGTACCTTTTCTTTGGTCCCATAGAAAAATCAAAGAGTACCAGAAGCATGAGATAATGTCCATGGGAGCTGCAGGGATTAGAATTCACGACATGATGGATTGCTTCATCAGCAAGCATGTATGGTACGACGGTGTTGGTTTTACCAGGCGTGAAATATACAACCTTTGCGCCAAGGAGAAGAGGAAGCTGCTTTCAAAAGGTGATGCTGCCGCAGCCATAGGCATCATGGCCAGTAGGAAACAGAGGGATCCTAGCTTCTTTTTCGAGTACAGGCTAGATAAGGAAGGACATTTGAATAGGATGTTCTGGTGCGACTCCCAGTCTCGTCATGACTATGAGGACTTCGGCGACGCGCTTGTATTTGACAGCACGTACAAGATGAACCGCTATGGTATGCCATTCATACCTTTTGTTGGTCTTAACAATCACCGGAAGACCACTGTTTTTGGTTGTGCCATAGTTTCGGACGAGACCGAGGAGACATACGTGTGGCTTCTGCAGACGTTTTTGAGGTCCATGTGTCAAAAGATGCCTAAGAGTGTAATCACAGACGCCGACGCTGCGATGATCAAG GATGATCTTAGAAAAATTGACGGCATGGAGATTGTAGAAATTAAGCTGGGAGACGGATCACAGCAGTACATCGTGGCCTGGAAGAATAACCGGAAGCGCAGTTTTTTGGTGGAGTATACACCAGTAAATTCTGCAGAAACTATAAG GTGCAGAAAAGTGGAGAAGGAACAAGAGTAG